Genomic window (Desulforhopalus sp.):
CCAATGGCTCCCAGGGCCAGGGCCTGCTGGAGGATCATCGCCGAAATGGTGCGATTCTTGGTGCCGATTAGTTTCAGCACGGCGATCTCCCGGATCTTCCCCAGCGTCAGGGTATAGATGATAAAGGCGACGATGGCGGCGCTGACAATGGCCAGAATGACCAGGAACATGCCAATCTGCTTGGCCGAGGTGGCGATCAGCTTGGAGATCAAAATCTCCTGCATCTGGGCGCGGGTATAGACGGTTAAGCGGGTCCAGCGGCGGATCGGCGCGGCAACCTCTTCGGCATCGCTGCCCGGTTCGATTTGCACCAGTATCGCATTGACAAAGGGGTTGGTGCTTTGCGAGGCGATGACCGCGTCGAGCAATCCCGGCACGCCCGGACGGTTGAGGCCTGGGTTTTCGGCGGTGCGGGCGCGCTGGTCGACGATGGCATCGTTGTCTTTCAAAAATTGTGCTTCCTGGGCGTCCTTCAGAGGAATGAAGATCATCGGGTCGCCGCCCGAGGAGACCATCCGCCTGGTCAGCCCGACAACCGTAAATATGTTGCGGCGAATCTGAATGTTGTCGCCAAGGGTAAAGCCCGAGGCGATATCGGCTATGGCCTCGTAGTGGCCGCGGGTGATGTGCCGTCCACCCAGCAAAAACCCGGGATGGCCGGGATGTCCCGGTCCGTCGGGGGTAACACCGACCACCATGGCCCGCACTTCGCGAGCCTGCAGGCCGCCGGTCCGGCGCACCTGCATGGTAAGGTAGGTGATGTTTGCCGCCCGGGCCACCCCTTTCATGCCGGCGATGGACCGATAGATATCATCGTGGACGCTTGACGATTCGGCATAGGGGCCAAGGGTATCCTGCTGCACCACCCAAAGGTCGGCACCACTGTTGTCGAGGAGCACATTGGCGTCGTCGACCATGCCGCGATAGACCCCGGCCATGGTCAGCGTTACGCCGATCAATAAGCCCAGACCGATGCCGGTAAAGACAAATTTGCCCCAGGCATGGAGAATGTCGCGTCCGGCCAGACTGATCATAGCGGTGTCCCCGGCTTGTGCTCGACAGGCTTGATCCGGCTGTTGGCCTGGAGGGCTTTTTTGCTGTACATGACCACCCGTTCGCCACCGCCAAGGCCCTCGATAATCTGCACCCAGCCGTCGAGGTCGGCGGCACCGGTCTTGACCTTGATAAACCGCAGACGGCCTTCGCTAACCGTCCACACGCCAAGCTGGCCAGCGACTCGTTGCAGGCTGGCATTGTGCACCGCAGGCATCGCCTTCAGGGGCACCGGGAAGACGGTAACCTCGGCCAGCTCCCCGAGGGGCGGGAGGGGGTGGGGCAGTTGCTTGAAGGTGACTTTGCCGACAATCTCTTCGGTAATTGCATCGGCGATTGGCTCAAGACGCTCTACCCGTCCGGCCAGCTTCTCCCCGGCCAAGGAGCGGAGGACGATCTGCGCTTCCAACCCCGCCTTCAGCCCCAGCGCCCGTTGTTGGTCGAAACGGACAGTCACCCGGATGTTCGCCGGTTCAACGATCTCAACGACGGCCTGGCCGGGAACGACGGTAGTGCCGGGGTCGGCATCCCGCCTGGTGACCAGGCCGCTTACCGGGGCTATGAGGTGGAGATTATTACGCTGGCGGAGCAGGGCGTCGCGCTCGGCCTGCAAGCGCCGCACCTCTTGACGGGCAACCTCCAGGTTTGCCCGGGCGGCGGCAAGCGATGCCTCCGCCACGTGGTAATCCTGCTGCTTGATGTCGGTTGCTTCTTTACTGACCGAATGTACCGCCAGCAGTTGCTGGTAGCGTTCAGCCTGGGTTTTGGCGAAGGTCTTGCGGGTATCCGCTTCCCGGATATTGGCCTCGACGGCGAGAACCGCGGCCTGTGCACGGCTGATGGTTGCCCCTTGGGCGCTTATCCGGTCGTCGAGATCGACCGGGTCCATGCCGCCGACAACCTGTCCGGCCACGACCTGATCACCCGGCTGGACGTCTATATGCTGCAGCCGTCCGGCAAGGGTTGGGCCGATTTTGTGGACAAACTGCGCTTCAACGGTGCCGATGCCGAACAATGCCGGGGTTATCTCCCGCAGTTCGACAGTTGCCAGGGTGACTGGCACTGGGGCGAGTGGTCCGGATCGTAACAAGGTAAAGGAAAAAGCCCCGAGAAGTATCAGGAGAAAACCCGCCAGCAGCAGGGTTCTGCCATGGATTGTCAAGAATCTGTTCATTATCGGCTCCGAATTCCACGAGTATATATGGTAAAGACCTCTGGCGCATCACTGCGGATACGAAGGAGATCTCCGGACAGCAAGGATTGCATGATCAAGCCCTGGATGGTGCCGATAAAAAGGGTGGTGGCGGCCTTGGTGTCAACTTCAGGGCTGACGGTGCCCAACGCCTTGCCTTGTTCAATGCGTGTCCCGATGAGCAGGGCGTACTGCTTGAGCATTGTTTGTGCTATCTGTTTGGCGGCAGTGGCATCGGCCTTTTGCAGTTCACCGAAAAGAATCCGAGGGATACCCGGGCGGTCAATGGCAAACTCGAGGTGGGTCATAAATATTGCCCGCAAGGCGGCGAGCGGCTCCTCGGTTGTCTTCGAAACATGATTGATCTGCGATAAAAGCCGGTCGCTTACCGACTCCATCACCGCCTGCCAGATGGCATCTTTTGTGGCGAAGTGGCGAAACAGCGCACCTTGCGACAGCTGCATCTGGGTGGCGATGGCATAGGTGGTTATCTCGCTGGGATTATGCAAGCCGGCGAGCTGCAGCACTGTCTCGATGATTACTTCCCGCCGTTCATTTGCCGGCAAGCGCTTGTTACTGTTTTGCAAAGCATGTCTCCCTGGTATGTGAGTAATTAAATACTATCTTAATTGCTGAGGACACTGACGGCAAGGTTCAGGATAAAAAAAATCAAAACATACTGCACATCGCCCATCGGTGACTTCAGTACAGGAAGATGGAGGGGGAGAAAGTTGCGAGAGGAGCAGGATCCTGT
Coding sequences:
- a CDS encoding ABC transporter permease, with protein sequence MISLAGRDILHAWGKFVFTGIGLGLLIGVTLTMAGVYRGMVDDANVLLDNSGADLWVVQQDTLGPYAESSSVHDDIYRSIAGMKGVARAANITYLTMQVRRTGGLQAREVRAMVVGVTPDGPGHPGHPGFLLGGRHITRGHYEAIADIASGFTLGDNIQIRRNIFTVVGLTRRMVSSGGDPMIFIPLKDAQEAQFLKDNDAIVDQRARTAENPGLNRPGVPGLLDAVIASQSTNPFVNAILVQIEPGSDAEEVAAPIRRWTRLTVYTRAQMQEILISKLIATSAKQIGMFLVILAIVSAAIVAFIIYTLTLGKIREIAVLKLIGTKNRTISAMILQQALALGAIGFVVGKIAATIWGPFFPKYVLLLPGDALRGFIAVMLICALASLLAIRAALKVDPAEAIGG
- a CDS encoding efflux RND transporter periplasmic adaptor subunit — encoded protein: MNRFLTIHGRTLLLAGFLLILLGAFSFTLLRSGPLAPVPVTLATVELREITPALFGIGTVEAQFVHKIGPTLAGRLQHIDVQPGDQVVAGQVVGGMDPVDLDDRISAQGATISRAQAAVLAVEANIREADTRKTFAKTQAERYQQLLAVHSVSKEATDIKQQDYHVAEASLAAARANLEVARQEVRRLQAERDALLRQRNNLHLIAPVSGLVTRRDADPGTTVVPGQAVVEIVEPANIRVTVRFDQQRALGLKAGLEAQIVLRSLAGEKLAGRVERLEPIADAITEEIVGKVTFKQLPHPLPPLGELAEVTVFPVPLKAMPAVHNASLQRVAGQLGVWTVSEGRLRFIKVKTGAADLDGWVQIIEGLGGGERVVMYSKKALQANSRIKPVEHKPGTPL
- a CDS encoding TetR family transcriptional regulator, which produces MQNSNKRLPANERREVIIETVLQLAGLHNPSEITTYAIATQMQLSQGALFRHFATKDAIWQAVMESVSDRLLSQINHVSKTTEEPLAALRAIFMTHLEFAIDRPGIPRILFGELQKADATAAKQIAQTMLKQYALLIGTRIEQGKALGTVSPEVDTKAATTLFIGTIQGLIMQSLLSGDLLRIRSDAPEVFTIYTRGIRSR